From the genome of Neodiprion pinetum isolate iyNeoPine1 chromosome 3, iyNeoPine1.2, whole genome shotgun sequence, one region includes:
- the LOC124214610 gene encoding uncharacterized protein F10E9.5, with translation MTKPILILGSVFDNLPDCENVINQEMDVNLNAKRPKTRKRKRHSKIKRREQARLEVRFAKRRKLVAAERNVYVSVKSKEKLTNAMQANTFWENYKAAHEWQQRHSVEWWKSRCVALEHENVILRDKIRELTSNSIRHGVNDSSVKLGRRRGARTESLRRSSRNRGDDEWQEQEEASDNDNLEFQVDEDMMKFFEQTIRHKIELKEKRDVESAREKAELEEEVPMEGGAAWMRTKLEGAKLLYGTASPRILAMETALQATNDRHKDRAKPQYWPNIPLKL, from the exons ATGACTAAACCTATACTTATACTCGGTTCTGTGTTTGACAACCTTCCGGATTGCGAAAACGTCATTAACCAAGAGATGGACGTTAACTTAAACGCGAAGCGACCGAAGACAAGAAAGAGAAAACGTCACTCGAAGATTAAACGCCGGGAACAAGCCCGCCTTGAGGTTAGGTTTGCCAAACGTCGTAAACTCGTGGCTGCCGAACGTAATGTTTACGTTTCTGTTAAGTCGAAGGAAAAACTAACGAACGCCATGCAGGCGAACACATTCTGGGAAAACTACAAAGCCGCTCACGAGTGGCAACAAAG GCATAGTGTAGAGTGGTGGAAATCACGGTGCGTTGCACTGGAACATGAAAACGTTATTCTGCGTGATAAAATAAGGGAGTTGACGTCAAACTCGATTCGACACGGAGTCAATGATTCCTCCGTCAAGCTAGGCAGACGTAGAGGAGCACGGACTGAGAGCCTTCGACGAAGTAGTCGCAACAGGGGGGACGACGAATGGCAGGAGCAAGAAGAAGCTTCAGATAATGATAACCTGGAATTTCAAGTTGACGAAGATATGATGAAGTTTTTCGAACAAACTATTAGGCACAAGATAGAATTAAAGGAAAAACGGGACGTCGAATCTGCCCGGGAAAAGGCGGAGCTCGAGGAGGAGGTTCCAATGGAAGGTGGAGCCGCTTGGATGCGGACTAAACTTGAAGGGGCTAAATTACTTTACGGTACTGCTAGTCCCAGAATCTTGGCCATGGAAACCGCTCTGCAGGCTACAAACGATCGGCACAAAGACCGAGCAAAGCCGCAGTACTGGCCAAATATTCCCCTGAAATTGTAG